The Pseudomonas triclosanedens genome has a window encoding:
- a CDS encoding DHA2 family efflux MFS transporter permease subunit: MSQNSSSFSPPSLVMATIGLSLATFMQVLDTTIANVALPTISGNLGVSSEQGTWVITSFAVSNAIALPLTGWLSRKVGEVRLFIAATLFFVIASFLCGVAQQMGMLVGFRALQGFVAGPLYPITQTLLISIYPPAKRGMALALLAMVTVVAPIAGPILGGWITDSYSWPWIFFINVPIGLFAAMVVYQQLRARPVVIKHAPMDYMGLAMLVLGVGALQIVLDKGNDLDWFESNFIIGGTVLSVIALAIFVIWELTDRHPIVNLRLFVHRNFTIGTLALVGGYAGFFGMNLLLPQWLQTQMGYTATWAGLAAAPIGILPVFLSPLVGRYAQNFDLRVLAGLAFLAMAATCFMRANFTTEVDYTHIALVQMFMGLGVAFFFMPILSILLSDLPPDQIADGSGLATFLRTLAGSFAASLTTWIWNRRATMHHAYLTENLSQYDPATQATVDQLGGPGQHSAALLERMVESQAYMISTIDYFTLLGWLFLAMLVIICLAKPPFGAKPGAAASGH; the protein is encoded by the coding sequence ATGAGCCAGAACAGCAGCAGCTTTTCCCCGCCCAGCCTGGTGATGGCCACTATCGGCCTATCACTGGCGACGTTCATGCAGGTGCTCGACACCACCATCGCCAACGTGGCGCTGCCGACTATCTCCGGCAACCTCGGGGTCAGCTCCGAGCAGGGCACCTGGGTGATCACCTCGTTCGCGGTGAGTAACGCCATCGCCCTGCCGCTGACCGGCTGGTTGAGCCGGAAAGTCGGCGAGGTGCGGCTGTTCATCGCTGCCACCCTGTTCTTCGTGATTGCCTCGTTCCTCTGCGGCGTGGCGCAGCAGATGGGCATGCTGGTGGGCTTCCGCGCACTGCAGGGCTTCGTCGCCGGACCGCTCTACCCGATCACTCAGACGCTGCTGATCTCCATCTACCCACCCGCCAAACGGGGGATGGCACTGGCACTGCTGGCGATGGTGACGGTCGTTGCGCCAATCGCCGGACCGATTCTCGGCGGCTGGATAACCGATAGCTATAGCTGGCCGTGGATCTTCTTCATCAACGTCCCCATCGGCCTGTTCGCGGCGATGGTCGTCTACCAGCAACTGCGCGCGCGACCGGTGGTGATCAAGCACGCGCCAATGGACTACATGGGCCTGGCGATGCTGGTGCTGGGCGTCGGCGCCCTGCAGATCGTGCTCGACAAGGGCAATGACCTAGACTGGTTCGAGTCGAACTTCATCATCGGCGGCACGGTGCTCTCGGTGATCGCCCTCGCCATCTTCGTGATCTGGGAGCTGACCGACCGCCACCCGATCGTCAACCTGCGCCTGTTCGTACACCGCAACTTCACCATTGGCACCCTTGCGCTGGTGGGCGGCTACGCCGGCTTCTTCGGCATGAACCTGCTGCTGCCCCAGTGGCTGCAGACACAAATGGGCTACACCGCCACCTGGGCGGGCCTCGCGGCAGCGCCAATCGGCATCCTGCCGGTGTTTCTGTCACCGCTCGTCGGACGCTACGCGCAGAATTTCGACCTGCGCGTGCTGGCCGGCCTGGCCTTCCTGGCGATGGCCGCCACCTGCTTCATGCGGGCGAACTTCACTACCGAAGTCGACTACACCCACATCGCCCTGGTGCAGATGTTCATGGGTCTGGGTGTCGCCTTCTTCTTCATGCCGATCCTGAGTATTCTGCTGTCGGACCTGCCACCCGACCAGATCGCCGACGGCTCCGGGCTCGCCACCTTCCTGCGAACCCTGGCCGGCAGCTTCGCCGCCTCCCTTACCACCTGGATCTGGAACCGCCGAGCGACGATGCACCACGCCTACCTGACCGAGAACCTCAGCCAGTACGACCCGGCCACCCAGGCAACCGTCGACCAGCTCGGCGGACCGGGCCAGCACAGCGCGGCGCTACTGGAGCGCATGGTGGAAAGCCAGGCCTACATGATCTCGACCATCGACTATTTCACATTACTGGGATGGCTATTCCTGGCCATGCTGGTGATCATCTGCCTGGCCAAGCCGCCATTCGGCGCCAAACCTGGCGCTGCGGCCAGCGGGCACTGA
- a CDS encoding mannose-1-phosphate guanylyltransferase/mannose-6-phosphate isomerase: protein MLIPVIICGGAGSRLWPVSREAHPKPFMPLPDGQNLLQKTLLRALALDGVSEVMTVTNRELFFKTEDEYRNLKTNVGCLSYVLEPFGRNTAAAVLTAALQLEQAHGPDALMLVLPADHLIKHNDAFSEAVANASRLAAAGWLVTFGIQPQYPETGFGYIESDSQALDGGLKVKRFVEKPSLEKAQEYLAAGNYFWNSGMFCFRVGTLLDEMKAHAADVHAAVAQTIAQSRLSEAPAHRCLSLDAGVFGQVPDISIDYALMERSDKVATVPCNLGWSDIGSWNALSELTSEDENGNRCEGEVLSHGAHNNYVHSPERLAALVGVQNLIVVDTPDALLIAHKEHTQDVKQIVAQLKKNGHSAHLLHRTVHRPWGTYTTLEEGHRFKIKRIVVKPGASLSLQMHHHRSEHWIVVTGMARVVNGEKTMMLNSNESTFIPAGHRHRLENPGVIDLVLIEVQSGDYLGEDDIVRFEDNYGRT, encoded by the coding sequence ATGCTGATCCCAGTGATCATTTGCGGTGGTGCCGGCAGCCGACTGTGGCCTGTCTCTCGCGAGGCCCACCCCAAACCCTTCATGCCCCTTCCTGACGGGCAGAATCTCCTGCAGAAGACGCTGCTGCGTGCGCTCGCCCTGGATGGCGTATCCGAGGTCATGACGGTTACGAACCGTGAGCTGTTCTTCAAGACCGAAGACGAATACCGCAATCTCAAAACCAATGTCGGCTGTCTCAGCTACGTGCTGGAACCGTTTGGCCGCAACACCGCCGCCGCAGTCCTGACCGCGGCCCTGCAACTCGAGCAGGCACACGGCCCCGATGCCTTGATGCTGGTGCTCCCCGCCGACCACCTGATCAAGCACAACGACGCTTTCTCGGAAGCCGTTGCCAACGCATCCCGCCTGGCGGCCGCTGGCTGGCTGGTTACCTTCGGCATCCAGCCCCAATACCCGGAAACCGGCTTCGGTTACATCGAAAGCGACAGCCAGGCGCTGGACGGCGGCCTGAAGGTAAAGCGCTTCGTCGAGAAACCCAGCCTGGAAAAGGCCCAGGAATACCTGGCTGCCGGAAACTACTTCTGGAACTCGGGGATGTTCTGCTTCCGCGTCGGCACGCTGCTCGACGAAATGAAAGCTCACGCAGCCGACGTCCATGCCGCCGTCGCCCAGACCATCGCCCAGTCCCGTCTCAGTGAAGCGCCGGCGCATCGCTGTCTGTCGCTCGATGCTGGCGTGTTCGGCCAGGTGCCGGACATCTCGATCGACTACGCACTGATGGAGCGCTCCGACAAAGTCGCGACCGTGCCATGCAACCTGGGCTGGAGCGACATCGGCTCGTGGAATGCCCTGAGCGAACTGACCAGCGAAGACGAGAACGGCAACCGCTGCGAAGGCGAAGTGCTTTCCCACGGCGCGCACAATAACTACGTGCACAGCCCGGAACGCCTGGCAGCACTGGTTGGCGTACAGAACCTGATCGTCGTCGACACGCCAGATGCCCTGCTGATCGCTCACAAGGAGCACACCCAGGACGTCAAGCAGATCGTCGCCCAGTTGAAGAAGAACGGGCACAGCGCGCACCTGCTGCACCGCACCGTCCATCGCCCCTGGGGCACCTACACGACCCTGGAAGAGGGGCACCGCTTCAAGATCAAGCGCATCGTGGTCAAGCCCGGCGCATCGCTGTCGCTGCAGATGCATCACCACCGCAGTGAGCACTGGATCGTCGTGACCGGCATGGCCCGCGTCGTCAACGGCGAAAAAACCATGATGCTGAACAGCAACGAATCGACCTTCATTCCGGCCGGGCACAGACATCGCCTGGAGAACCCGGGCGTTATCGATCTCGTGCTGATCGAAGTCCAGAGCGGAGACTATCTGGGCGAGGATGATATCGTGCGTTTCGAAGACAATTACGGGCGCACCTGA
- a CDS encoding ABC transporter permease, protein MFSNLKAIYLYRSFILGSIKREFQSRYRRSMLGALWLILQPLAMILIYTLVFSQIMRAKLPGVDNAYAYSIYLCAGSLTWGLFAEMIGRAQGVFIENANMMKKLSFPRICLPVIITLSALLNFAIIFSIFLLFLVVTNSFPGIEFVAVIPLLILQTAFALGLGMVLGVLNVFFRDVGQFMGIFLQFWFWFTPIVYPLAIIPAWAHSYMLMNPMADIVIAYQAVLVQHQWPEWHTLWPVAAISVAALALGLYLFRKHSADMVDEL, encoded by the coding sequence ATGTTTTCAAACCTGAAAGCCATCTATCTCTACCGCAGTTTCATTCTGGGAAGCATCAAGCGAGAGTTTCAGTCCCGCTATCGCCGCAGCATGCTCGGCGCGCTCTGGCTAATCCTGCAACCGCTGGCCATGATCCTGATCTACACGCTGGTCTTCTCGCAGATCATGCGGGCCAAGCTGCCGGGCGTGGACAACGCCTACGCCTACAGCATCTATCTCTGCGCCGGCAGCCTGACCTGGGGCCTGTTTGCGGAGATGATCGGCCGGGCCCAAGGCGTGTTCATCGAAAACGCCAACATGATGAAGAAGCTCAGCTTCCCGAGGATCTGCCTGCCGGTCATCATCACACTGTCAGCCCTGCTGAATTTCGCGATCATTTTCTCGATCTTCCTGCTGTTCCTGGTCGTTACAAACAGCTTCCCCGGTATCGAGTTCGTAGCGGTGATCCCGTTACTCATCCTGCAGACTGCTTTCGCGCTGGGTCTGGGCATGGTTCTTGGCGTACTGAACGTCTTCTTCCGCGACGTCGGTCAGTTCATGGGAATCTTTTTGCAGTTCTGGTTCTGGTTCACCCCAATCGTCTACCCCCTGGCGATCATCCCCGCATGGGCGCACAGCTACATGCTGATGAATCCGATGGCGGACATCGTAATCGCCTACCAGGCGGTTCTGGTCCAGCATCAATGGCCTGAATGGCACACCCTTTGGCCTGTTGCCGCCATCAGCGTCGCTGCGCTCGCGCTCGGGCTTTACCTGTTCCGTAAACACTCCGCAGACATGGTGGACGAGCTCTGA
- a CDS encoding ABC transporter ATP-binding protein, translating to MGSIQVKGLGKAYKQYHSRFDRLKEWLSPTSKPHHTLKWILQDINFSVNPGEAVGIIGINGAGKSTLLKLITGTAHCTTGEVRMTGRVAAMLELGMGFHPEFTGRQNVYMAGQLLGLSNEQITELMPSIEDFAEIGEYIDQPVRVYSSGMQVRLAFAVATAIRPDILIVDEALSVGDAYFQHKSFERIREFRKSGTTLLLVSHDKQAIQSICDRAILLSKGSIALEGDPESVMDYYNAMLADRQNQQLRQDVTENGRIQTISGTGEATVEHIELLNEQGQPIEFVDVGQRVTLRVRAKVHQRLERLVLGYGIKDRLGQVMYGTNTDLKNQVIEHPETGATYQFDINFPANLGQGSYSVQTALVSTDTHLVNNYEWRDLALVFNIVNINKEAFAGCSWLDPSIEISQI from the coding sequence ATGGGCAGCATCCAAGTCAAGGGCCTGGGCAAGGCGTACAAGCAATATCACTCGCGCTTCGACCGCCTGAAAGAGTGGCTCTCCCCTACCTCGAAGCCTCATCACACGCTGAAGTGGATCCTGCAGGACATCAATTTCTCGGTGAACCCGGGCGAAGCCGTCGGCATCATCGGCATCAACGGTGCCGGCAAGAGCACATTGCTCAAGCTCATCACCGGGACGGCGCATTGCACGACCGGCGAAGTCCGCATGACCGGCAGGGTCGCGGCAATGCTGGAACTCGGCATGGGCTTCCATCCGGAGTTCACTGGCCGCCAGAACGTCTACATGGCAGGCCAGCTTCTGGGGCTGAGCAACGAGCAGATCACCGAGCTGATGCCCTCCATCGAGGACTTCGCCGAGATCGGCGAATACATCGACCAGCCGGTACGGGTCTACTCCAGCGGCATGCAGGTGCGCCTGGCCTTTGCGGTCGCCACCGCGATCCGCCCGGACATACTCATCGTCGACGAGGCACTCTCGGTCGGCGACGCCTACTTCCAGCACAAGAGCTTCGAACGTATCCGCGAATTCCGGAAGTCAGGCACTACCCTGCTGCTGGTTTCGCACGACAAGCAGGCCATCCAGAGCATCTGCGACCGCGCGATCCTGCTGAGCAAAGGCTCCATCGCCCTTGAGGGAGACCCGGAGTCGGTGATGGACTATTACAATGCGATGCTTGCTGATCGTCAGAATCAGCAGCTTCGCCAGGACGTCACCGAAAACGGCCGGATCCAGACCATTTCCGGCACCGGCGAAGCGACCGTAGAGCACATCGAACTGCTGAACGAACAGGGCCAGCCTATTGAATTCGTGGACGTCGGCCAGCGAGTAACACTGCGCGTTCGTGCCAAGGTCCACCAGCGCCTGGAGCGGCTGGTGCTGGGCTACGGGATCAAGGACAGGCTCGGACAAGTCATGTACGGCACCAATACTGACTTGAAGAACCAGGTCATCGAGCATCCCGAAACAGGCGCCACCTACCAGTTCGACATCAACTTCCCGGCCAACCTGGGCCAGGGCAGCTATTCGGTGCAGACAGCACTGGTCAGCACGGATACGCATCTGGTGAACAACTACGAATGGAGAGACCTGGCTCTGGTCTTCAACATAGTCAACATCAACAAAGAAGCTTTCGCTGGCTGCTCCTGGCTGGACCCAAGTATCGAGATTTCCCAAATATGA
- a CDS encoding FkbM family methyltransferase, translating to MKFVSFAQNFEDVMLWRALKHIQNGFYVDVGAFSPDLDSVTKAFYNAGWSGINIEPNPDFAVPYQVNRPRDILVTDAVSDSSGEQEIYIVPSTGLTSMDQGVADHHADKGWTVEPIKVRVRTLAEILEEHAPGRDIHFLKIDVEGLEENVIRGNDWERFRPWILVIEATFPMSQVESHASWEPLILKAGYHFVYADGLNRFYVADNHLELTAAFKYPPNVFDNFVRHDLVEEQAHAASSQEEVVKLNQAISLSSERINILNAQLEQSRADLKSCEQERATLSSQRQALSEQIQALVSSTSWRVTRPLRAFKNLLGQRN from the coding sequence ATGAAGTTCGTATCTTTCGCCCAGAACTTCGAGGACGTCATGCTGTGGCGCGCCCTGAAGCACATTCAGAATGGATTCTATGTGGATGTCGGGGCGTTCTCGCCGGATCTGGATTCCGTGACCAAGGCCTTCTACAACGCGGGCTGGTCAGGCATCAATATCGAGCCGAATCCGGACTTCGCCGTGCCGTACCAGGTAAACCGCCCTCGCGACATTCTGGTGACCGACGCCGTATCCGACTCCTCCGGCGAGCAGGAGATCTACATCGTCCCAAGCACCGGCCTGACATCGATGGACCAGGGCGTGGCGGACCATCACGCCGACAAAGGCTGGACCGTGGAGCCGATCAAGGTGCGGGTTCGTACGCTTGCGGAAATTCTCGAGGAGCACGCTCCTGGCCGGGATATCCATTTCCTCAAGATCGATGTCGAGGGCCTCGAAGAAAACGTCATCCGTGGCAATGACTGGGAACGCTTCCGCCCCTGGATTCTGGTGATCGAAGCAACGTTCCCGATGAGCCAGGTCGAATCGCACGCCAGCTGGGAGCCCCTGATTCTGAAAGCCGGCTACCACTTCGTGTATGCGGACGGACTCAACCGCTTCTACGTCGCCGACAACCACCTCGAGTTGACGGCCGCATTCAAGTATCCGCCCAACGTCTTCGATAATTTCGTCCGTCATGACCTCGTCGAGGAACAGGCACACGCCGCCAGCTCTCAGGAAGAGGTCGTCAAGCTCAATCAGGCGATCAGCCTGAGCTCGGAAAGGATCAACATCCTCAATGCCCAGTTGGAACAGAGCAGGGCCGACCTCAAGAGCTGCGAACAGGAGCGAGCGACCCTATCCTCCCAGCGCCAGGCTCTTTCGGAGCAGATCCAGGCGCTGGTCAGCTCTACGTCCTGGCGAGTCACGCGTCCCCTGCGAGCTTTCAAGAACCTGCTCGGCCAACGTAACTGA
- a CDS encoding glycosyltransferase family protein, with amino-acid sequence MKKTALLLSTYPFKVPRHGGQIRLDSIARAYRDAGWQLVSIAVYESESHNPDLVQSCDVPFNFDSPYRFYQGNRSIPMITDLLSGAFACAEDGGFPQIRNKLPERLDVIHVEQPWLWPLAKKIRAMPQYSHCLLIYGSQNIEEPLKRDIFQSYKIVDAEDALQDVLKLERQATQEADISLAVTQSDLAVIRSWGAKNAMLAANGIAHWQADDRDLENWKQKLPDAPWILYVASAHPPNFTGFVSCVGDTLGCIPPDSRLVVAGSVCEHLYRELSKTRWHSLNLSRMQFLYVLSDEDLAAVKSLAHAFLLPIPHGGGSNIKTAEAIYSGKHVVGSETAFRGFEDYLDLPQINVARSPKDFQHAMRKLLGENHGGTTEAGSGSRKALLWSQTLANIPKEAEKLLNKSSIA; translated from the coding sequence ATGAAGAAAACAGCCCTCCTGCTCAGTACCTACCCATTCAAGGTTCCCCGCCACGGCGGCCAGATCCGTCTGGACAGCATCGCACGCGCCTATCGCGACGCTGGCTGGCAACTGGTCAGCATCGCTGTGTATGAATCGGAAAGCCACAACCCCGATCTGGTCCAATCTTGTGATGTCCCATTCAACTTCGATTCGCCCTACCGCTTCTACCAGGGCAATCGATCCATCCCGATGATCACCGACCTGCTCTCGGGGGCCTTTGCGTGCGCCGAGGATGGTGGCTTCCCGCAGATCCGCAACAAACTTCCGGAGCGCCTGGACGTCATTCATGTCGAGCAGCCCTGGCTGTGGCCGCTGGCAAAGAAGATCCGGGCAATGCCGCAGTACAGCCACTGCCTGCTGATCTACGGATCGCAGAATATCGAAGAGCCACTCAAGCGCGACATCTTCCAGAGCTATAAGATCGTCGACGCGGAAGACGCGTTGCAGGATGTTCTGAAGCTCGAGCGACAGGCCACCCAGGAGGCCGACATATCTCTCGCCGTTACCCAGAGCGACCTGGCAGTCATACGCTCCTGGGGCGCGAAGAACGCGATGCTCGCAGCCAACGGCATAGCCCACTGGCAGGCTGATGACAGAGACCTCGAGAACTGGAAGCAGAAGTTGCCCGATGCCCCGTGGATTCTCTATGTTGCCAGCGCCCATCCGCCAAACTTCACAGGCTTCGTTTCCTGTGTGGGCGATACGCTGGGCTGCATACCACCGGACAGCCGACTGGTAGTAGCCGGCAGCGTCTGCGAGCACCTTTATCGGGAGCTGTCCAAGACGCGCTGGCATTCGTTGAATCTTTCCCGGATGCAGTTCCTCTACGTCCTGTCAGACGAAGACCTGGCCGCGGTCAAAAGCCTCGCGCACGCTTTCCTGTTGCCCATCCCTCATGGTGGTGGCTCGAATATCAAGACTGCTGAGGCGATCTACTCCGGCAAGCATGTCGTTGGATCGGAAACCGCCTTCCGGGGCTTCGAAGACTACCTCGATCTGCCGCAGATCAACGTCGCCCGCAGTCCCAAGGACTTCCAGCATGCCATGCGCAAACTCCTGGGCGAAAACCACGGAGGTACCACAGAGGCAGGTAGCGGAAGCAGGAAGGCCCTGCTTTGGTCTCAAACCCTGGCGAACATTCCCAAGGAAGCTGAAAAGCTGTTGAACAAGAGCAGTATCGCATGA
- a CDS encoding glycosyltransferase family 4 protein, whose amino-acid sequence MSTIWLDVTTTLSWQRPAVGVVRVEAECAKSALSGKAGNLPIRFCAFNRDTGFFEIAAADLKGALERIDGVEHAKPNSPQTPGSPASAPQKAPLVERLKQLTLRLCSRLPSRYSSRLLHFAMSRKAGILEMIHGLRLIKHALQSLALSLIRRRAQPAPQQAIVQPVTALARAEPPFKAGDVYISLGLDWNDKDLPQLRQLKRKLGLRVLLCCYDVIPVKAPQLCAGDVAPFFSNYFSNLAEAADKVVCISRCSERDLLGLLDTLGAPVPETSVITLGSDLPRPVKKQPEIDRPYILFVSTIERRKNHEVLYRAYTRLLDAGVTDLPLMVFVGMSGWGISELLNDLRLDERIKGHIEMRTNVTDEELNGLYGNALFTVYPSLYEGWGLPVAESLAHGKFCLSSDAASLPEVGGEFVEYLDPLSVPAWAERILFYARHPEELARKEQVIATRYVAPSWSDTARSIFDKAHELANQSAPTSESRNPSQKAPEHHQ is encoded by the coding sequence ATGAGCACCATCTGGCTTGATGTCACCACAACCCTGTCCTGGCAGCGCCCCGCCGTTGGCGTAGTCAGGGTCGAAGCAGAGTGCGCCAAGAGCGCACTGTCAGGGAAAGCCGGCAATCTGCCCATCCGCTTCTGCGCCTTCAACCGGGATACCGGGTTCTTCGAGATCGCTGCCGCTGACCTGAAGGGAGCGCTCGAGAGAATCGACGGCGTAGAGCACGCGAAACCAAACTCCCCCCAGACGCCGGGTTCGCCAGCGAGCGCCCCGCAGAAAGCACCCTTGGTCGAACGACTGAAACAACTGACTCTTCGGCTCTGCAGTCGCCTGCCGTCACGTTACTCCTCGCGCCTGCTGCATTTCGCCATGTCCCGCAAAGCCGGCATTCTCGAGATGATCCACGGCCTGCGTCTGATCAAGCACGCGCTGCAGTCCCTGGCTCTCAGCCTTATCCGGCGGCGAGCCCAACCTGCCCCCCAACAGGCCATCGTGCAGCCAGTCACGGCTCTGGCAAGAGCAGAACCGCCCTTCAAGGCTGGAGACGTCTACATTTCTCTCGGCCTGGATTGGAATGACAAGGACCTGCCGCAACTGCGCCAACTCAAGCGCAAGCTTGGACTTCGGGTGCTCCTGTGCTGCTACGACGTTATTCCGGTCAAAGCGCCGCAACTCTGCGCAGGCGATGTTGCGCCGTTCTTCTCGAACTACTTTTCGAATCTGGCCGAGGCAGCCGACAAGGTGGTGTGTATTTCCCGCTGCTCGGAACGGGACCTGCTGGGCCTGCTGGACACTCTCGGCGCGCCAGTACCCGAAACATCGGTGATTACCCTGGGCTCCGATCTTCCTCGCCCGGTGAAAAAGCAGCCAGAGATCGACCGCCCGTACATCCTGTTCGTCTCGACCATCGAGCGACGCAAGAACCACGAAGTGCTCTACCGGGCCTATACACGCTTGCTCGACGCCGGTGTGACCGACTTGCCGCTGATGGTCTTCGTCGGTATGAGCGGCTGGGGTATCAGCGAGCTGCTCAATGACCTGCGCCTGGACGAGCGCATCAAGGGGCATATCGAGATGCGCACCAACGTGACCGACGAGGAGCTGAACGGGCTGTATGGCAATGCACTGTTCACCGTCTATCCCTCTCTGTACGAGGGATGGGGCTTGCCGGTTGCCGAGAGCCTTGCCCACGGGAAATTCTGCCTGTCGTCCGATGCGGCCTCCCTGCCCGAAGTTGGCGGCGAGTTTGTTGAATACCTCGACCCACTCAGCGTACCGGCCTGGGCCGAGCGGATTCTCTTCTATGCACGCCATCCCGAAGAGCTGGCTCGCAAAGAGCAGGTCATCGCTACCCGGTACGTGGCACCGTCCTGGAGTGACACCGCTCGCTCGATCTTCGACAAGGCTCATGAACTGGCAAATCAGTCTGCGCCCACGAGCGAGTCCCGCAACCCATCGCAGAAAGCTCCAGAGCATCACCAATGA
- a CDS encoding glycosyltransferase family 4 protein — MNTIWIDITTLLAWKRPAVGIVRVEAECVRYALTHTEHPVRFCAFDQLNGYREIGADQVKSCLDSLGKPSADASPSVPVHFVKPRLSTEERLKQLLRKLLCWLPEQPRARLFLILRNRRHHFQELLQGMRHIKSAIKQLLRPVQAAPTQPPQQTNSARGTPPFARSDIYISLGLDWDDKDLAYLHALKRKLDLKILLCCHDVIPVKLPHLCVESVSAMFSRYFANVAWNADKIVCVSRCSERDLLSMLDTLGTPIPKTVVINHGSELPPALEAPEDTIGVPYILYVSTIERRKNHETLYRAYTRLLDRGEKNLPKLIFVGMHGWGIDGLLADLKLDPRTQGLIEIRGHVNDAELASLYKNALFTVYPSLYEGWGLPVAESLAYGKFCLASNAASIPEVGGELVDYVDPWDIPAWEDRLGYYFANPNEIRRREQLIADSYKAKPWSVTASEILTAAASLSPSGEVSEKSPTAETHLR, encoded by the coding sequence ATGAATACCATCTGGATTGATATCACCACCCTGCTGGCCTGGAAACGTCCTGCCGTTGGCATCGTGCGCGTTGAAGCCGAGTGCGTACGCTACGCTCTGACGCATACCGAACATCCAGTGCGCTTCTGCGCCTTCGATCAGCTGAACGGCTATCGGGAAATCGGTGCGGACCAGGTCAAATCCTGCCTGGACAGCCTCGGCAAACCATCTGCGGATGCGAGTCCCAGCGTTCCTGTGCACTTCGTGAAACCCAGGTTATCCACGGAAGAGCGCCTCAAGCAGCTACTCCGCAAACTGCTCTGCTGGCTGCCTGAACAACCCCGGGCACGCCTCTTCCTGATTCTGCGTAACCGTCGGCACCACTTCCAGGAACTGCTGCAGGGGATGCGCCACATCAAGAGCGCCATCAAGCAGTTGCTTCGCCCGGTACAGGCCGCGCCCACTCAGCCCCCGCAGCAAACCAACTCGGCTCGTGGCACCCCACCGTTCGCCCGTTCGGATATCTATATCTCGCTCGGGCTGGACTGGGACGACAAGGATCTGGCCTATCTACACGCGCTCAAGCGAAAGCTGGATCTGAAGATCCTGCTGTGCTGCCACGACGTAATCCCGGTGAAGCTTCCCCATCTTTGCGTGGAAAGCGTTTCGGCGATGTTCTCGCGCTATTTCGCCAACGTCGCCTGGAATGCCGACAAGATCGTCTGCGTCTCTCGCTGCTCTGAGAGAGACCTGCTGAGCATGCTCGACACTCTCGGCACACCGATTCCAAAGACCGTGGTGATCAATCACGGTTCGGAGCTACCGCCGGCGCTTGAGGCGCCGGAAGACACCATCGGCGTCCCGTACATCCTCTATGTATCGACAATCGAGCGACGCAAGAACCACGAGACACTCTACCGAGCCTACACACGACTATTGGATCGCGGCGAGAAGAACCTCCCCAAGCTGATTTTCGTTGGCATGCACGGCTGGGGAATCGATGGTCTGCTAGCTGACCTGAAGCTCGATCCACGTACTCAGGGTCTGATCGAGATTCGAGGCCACGTGAACGACGCAGAACTCGCCTCGCTCTACAAGAACGCCCTGTTCACTGTCTATCCATCGCTTTACGAAGGATGGGGGCTGCCAGTAGCGGAAAGCCTCGCATATGGCAAGTTCTGCCTCGCCTCCAACGCCGCCTCGATACCCGAAGTGGGGGGCGAACTGGTCGACTACGTCGACCCCTGGGATATACCGGCCTGGGAGGATCGCCTGGGTTACTACTTCGCCAATCCGAATGAAATCCGGCGGCGCGAACAGCTGATCGCAGACAGTTACAAGGCTAAGCCGTGGAGCGTCACCGCATCGGAGATACTCACCGCGGCCGCATCACTGAGCCCCTCTGGCGAGGTCAGTGAAAAGAGCCCGACCGCAGAAACGCACCTCCGCTGA